AAGCTCGTCCGAAAAGCCACTAATTCGATTGGCGACCGCTTTTAAACATTCATCGCCTACACGCGGGCCGAGTTTATCGTTTATATGCCGTAAACCTTTTATATCAATTGCTACTAAGGTGTATTGTGTAGAGGGGGTAAGCTCATCATCAAGCACCTCAAGCATCGCCGAGCGGTTATAAAACCCTGTTAGCGAATCATGGCGTGCCTGAAAACTAATTTTTTGTTCACGCTCGTTAATATCGTTACCCATATTATCAAAGGCGTTAGCAAGGGTTGCTATTTCAGTACTTTGTTTAGATGCATTAAATTCAAACGTGTAATTACCTTGGGCAAACTGCCTTGCAATAACTGCAAGCTGCGATAATGGCGTTGTTAAGTTATTTGCCAGTAAGCTACTGGTAATAACCCCCACCAGCATCGTTAAAATAGCCATAATAATTAGCGTAAATAATAAGTTTTCAAAATCGTTATAGCTTTGTGTTAAATCAGCACTGAGTAAAATGGTTACCGCATCTCCTTGTAAGGAGGGCAGCGTAATGTCTCGGTTTTTATATACAGGATAATCACCAAACAAACGCGTTGTAGAGGTGGTATTAAAGTAGTTTTTAGGTGCAAAAACATCTGGTCGCTTAAGCAAAGAACTCCTTACAAAGTTGTCTTGCTCAGCAATAAAGCTGACATCCATTCCTGTTAGGTTTTTAAGCTCTAGGGCGACTTCGTCATCAATTTTAAAGCCCACTAAGCTGTATGCAACAGTTCTAGGCGCTCTAACGGGTAATAAGATAACTTGATATAGCTGCTTGTTAAGCACTACAAAGCTCGATTGCTCTGGCGAAGTTAATAATTCCTCCAGTAGCGGCTTTAAATTTTGCGGGTATAAATCTGCATTAGTATTGGCTGAAATTAATTTACCTGATAAATCAATCAGTAGCATAAGCTCTGCATCAATACGCTGACTGTGATTAAACAGCACACTACTTATGGTGGCTGCATCGCGAGTGGCAACCGCTTGCTTAAAGCCAAAGTCGGCAGTGAGTACTTTAGCAGCAGTAAGCAGTAGGTTTTCTTTCGCGCTCAAATACTGCTTATAAACATTTTGCGCTACGCTAATATCTTGATTTACTTTTTCTTCTTGAAATTTACTTGTAGACCACCAAAAGCTAACGACACTCACCAAGGTAGTCAGCAACACTAAGCCTACACATAAAACAATAATGCGGTTTTTTAAACTGTTAGCCATTACCGCCCTTAAACTTACTACCAAAAGTATTTCGCGGTGCTGGGGTGGAGGTATTAATTTTAACTAGTAACTCATTGTTATTATTTATTGTTATCATTTTTTTATTTTCCAACGGTGCAGTTTGTAGCGCATGCCACACACTCAGCGTAGTCGGTAAAGAGGTTATGTCTAAGGTTAACATACCCGTATTGTTGGTTTTATAAACGTGTTCACTATTGGCTACATAAATATAGCCCACCATAGAGTCATGAATATTACAGCCTAGTACAACAACGCCTTGTTGATCAAAAGTCACAGGCTCTTTAGGTTGACCTGAATAGAGTTTTAGCTGAAATGGCTTGGTCTGAGAAAAAGAGTAAACATGATGGCGAATATTATCGCTGTTAGGAAAGTTAACCTGCTGACCTTTTTGCACTACCAGCAAATCAGGCAAAAACGCTTTATGTACTTGGTCCATTACCGCAACGGGTAACGTGGTGCGCTCTAGCTTTGCCGCCTTATAAAGCTCAACGACTGCGTCTTTTAGTGGCTGACCATGCTGATCTTGAATTACTAAATTAATAGTTTCACCCAGTACGCCTTGGCTAAAAAATAAAGTAGCGGCGAGTAAATAACTTCTTTTATTAAAAACTTGCTGCACTTGCCTAAACATATCAACACCTAAAAATTAATCTTAGGTTAAGTTAATTAGAGACTGACACTAATTGCAAGGAATATAGCCCAGTAACTAAAAATAAAGACTGGGCTTGGTTTTTTTTACATACTTTAGTTGTATTATTTTACAATAAGGCCGTAATCAGTATCTAAAATATTAATGACTTCTTGGCGAGGATCTTCTGGAATTACAATCTCTTTGCCAATAATTTTACTGGCAATGCCTACATAAGTGTTAGACACTTCAAGCATCACAGATTCTGGTAAAATAAAATCTTTAGCAAGCTGCTCACGCTCATCCATTCGGTCTTTATTTAACAGTACATCACTTTCTGGCACATTAGAAATTAACAACTGACGAAACCCTTCTTTAGAGTTTTCGATTATTTTACCATCGCGGTAAGCCGCGCCATCCCATATGCGCGAAGAATCTGGGGTGCCTACTTCATCAATATAAATAAGCTGTTGGTTACCGTCTAAATCCTCTACATAACCAAACTCAAACTTTGTATCTACAAATATTTGTTCAAGCTTTGCTAGCTCTTCACTAATTAACTTAAAGCCCTCAACCAATAGCTTTTCGTATTTAGTCACATCCTCTGCCGATTTAAAATTAAATACATCTAAATTATCAGTGATGTTAGCGCGCGTAATATTCACATCATCAACAGGTGGAATATCAGCCACGCCTTCGATAATACCTTTTGTAGAAGGGGTTATTAGTACGTTTTCAAGCTTTTGGTTTGCCGTTAAGCCCTCAGGTAAATCTATGCCACAAAAGTTGCGAACCCCTTTACTGTAATCGCGCCACATGCTGCCAGTTATATATTGGCGCGCAATGGCTTCTACTTTTACGGTACTTGCTTTGCGCACAATCCATACATAAGGATGTGGAATATCAACAATGTGATTACCCGCAAGGCCCGCTTTATCAAATAACTTAAACCAATGAGATGCAACAGAGTTGAGCGCAATACCTTTTCCTGGCACGCCGTTTAAGCCATTTTCGCCTTGCCAAATACAGTCAAATGCAGAAATACGGTCTGAAATAACCATAATTGCCAGCTCAGTTCCTTGCGGAACTTTATAGTTTTTTTCTTTAATGAGGCGTGCGCTGTCTTCATCTGTTAGCCAATAAACCGAACGAACTTTACCGCTGTGTACGGCACCTTTAGTGCGAATGGGTAAGTCATCGTTTACGTCTAAAACTTTATAGCTAGTCATGCTATCTCCGGGGTTAGGGATGCTCATAGAGCAAAGTATGGTATGGGGTTATAAGCGCTATATAATAAATCAGCCTACCCTAAAGCTCAATCAGCACTGAAAACTAAATAACCACGCAATATTTATATGGCTGTAATAATGCGGTAAACTTAGCGTGCTAACTAGAGGAGTACCGCTTGAACTACCTAACTGCCACCGCAAATAAAAAATACCTAATGTATATTTCGCAAAATTATTCATACGCTATTTTAAGGCCACTACAAGCACAAATTTTAGCGCATGGTGGTGAGGTACGTTGGTTTTTAGCTGGCAGTGAAGTTAACCCTAATTTTTTAAATGATGACGAGCAGCGATTACATACAATCACTGATGTAAGGAACTGGAAGCCCGATATTACATATATTCCGGGCAATATTGTTCCAAGTTTTATTCCTGGTAAAAAAGTAGCTGTTTTTCATGGGTTTAATTCTGAAAAGCGAAGTTCTGAAGGGAACAGAGGCCATTTTGCCATTAGGGGCTGTTACGATTTATATTGCACTCAAGGCCCTAATACTACTGAGCGCTTTAAAGAGCTTGCACAACAACATGGTTTTTTTAAAGTAACAGAAACAGGTTGGCCTACTCTTGACCCTTTGTTTAACGAATCACAAAGCAATCCATACCAAAGTAACGACCCACGCCCTACTTTACTTATTTGTTCAACCTTCTCTCGTAAGTTGTCACTAGCCCCCAAATTATATGAACAAATAAAGCGTTTTAGTGAACAAGGCAAATGGCGAATCCTAATGCAGTTTCATCCTAAAATGCCAACCGAGTGGGTA
The genomic region above belongs to Pseudoalteromonas sp. MM1 and contains:
- a CDS encoding phosphoribosylaminoimidazolesuccinocarboxamide synthase; this translates as MTSYKVLDVNDDLPIRTKGAVHSGKVRSVYWLTDEDSARLIKEKNYKVPQGTELAIMVISDRISAFDCIWQGENGLNGVPGKGIALNSVASHWFKLFDKAGLAGNHIVDIPHPYVWIVRKASTVKVEAIARQYITGSMWRDYSKGVRNFCGIDLPEGLTANQKLENVLITPSTKGIIEGVADIPPVDDVNITRANITDNLDVFNFKSAEDVTKYEKLLVEGFKLISEELAKLEQIFVDTKFEFGYVEDLDGNQQLIYIDEVGTPDSSRIWDGAAYRDGKIIENSKEGFRQLLISNVPESDVLLNKDRMDEREQLAKDFILPESVMLEVSNTYVGIASKIIGKEIVIPEDPRQEVINILDTDYGLIVK
- a CDS encoding CDP-glycerol glycerophosphotransferase family protein, translated to MNYLTATANKKYLMYISQNYSYAILRPLQAQILAHGGEVRWFLAGSEVNPNFLNDDEQRLHTITDVRNWKPDITYIPGNIVPSFIPGKKVAVFHGFNSEKRSSEGNRGHFAIRGCYDLYCTQGPNTTERFKELAQQHGFFKVTETGWPTLDPLFNESQSNPYQSNDPRPTLLICSTFSRKLSLAPKLYEQIKRFSEQGKWRILMQFHPKMPTEWVNKYKALSNNNLTFIETDNVLPLLKAADVMLCDTSSVLLMFLLLRKPVVTFCNQKPMPHLLDVTNANEVEPAIERALTKPNDLMQYIEDYCQELHPYTDGKSSQRVLNAANEFLHKNEKLKPKPLNLFRNLKMRKEFNFWGW
- a CDS encoding EAL domain-containing protein, which gives rise to MANSLKNRIIVLCVGLVLLTTLVSVVSFWWSTSKFQEEKVNQDISVAQNVYKQYLSAKENLLLTAAKVLTADFGFKQAVATRDAATISSVLFNHSQRIDAELMLLIDLSGKLISANTNADLYPQNLKPLLEELLTSPEQSSFVVLNKQLYQVILLPVRAPRTVAYSLVGFKIDDEVALELKNLTGMDVSFIAEQDNFVRSSLLKRPDVFAPKNYFNTTSTTRLFGDYPVYKNRDITLPSLQGDAVTILLSADLTQSYNDFENLLFTLIIMAILTMLVGVITSSLLANNLTTPLSQLAVIARQFAQGNYTFEFNASKQSTEIATLANAFDNMGNDINEREQKISFQARHDSLTGFYNRSAMLEVLDDELTPSTQYTLVAIDIKGLRHINDKLGPRVGDECLKAVANRISGFSDELGGFHARIGGDEFLTVFPSAAAREKKSGIVGLMAQLLACYTIKTLKINLRFSAGVVEYPMQGLASDDLMRRVLIAVDNATDSPESIHYYQNGEDEAHLERLKMLDELKQAISDDDGQLFMTYQPKLHLHTQKINKVESLIRWQRKDGSWVNPELFIDLAEQSGLIVELTSWVVNTVVSQVADWQAKGIEMQAAINVSAQDIASPSFHSALVRTLKKHKVDPTLITVELTERDMIENEEKGIKALQNLKAIGVKISLDDYGVGQTSLGRLKMLPIDELKLDKCFILKLDESRKDQYIVQSSITLGHQLGFSVVAEGVENRDSLDLLKLMHCDHAQGYYLSRPLKADLLEQWLKEYYEKS
- a CDS encoding methylamine utilization protein; protein product: MFRQVQQVFNKRSYLLAATLFFSQGVLGETINLVIQDQHGQPLKDAVVELYKAAKLERTTLPVAVMDQVHKAFLPDLLVVQKGQQVNFPNSDNIRHHVYSFSQTKPFQLKLYSGQPKEPVTFDQQGVVVLGCNIHDSMVGYIYVANSEHVYKTNNTGMLTLDITSLPTTLSVWHALQTAPLENKKMITINNNNELLVKINTSTPAPRNTFGSKFKGGNG